The genomic window TCTTGATTACGAGCACGTAAGTCAGTTGCCAAGTCTAAAGTTTGCTCAAAGTGCAAGCCTTCAGGCTGCTTACGAATTTCTTGAATATTTAATTTCATACTTCCTCCATAAAGATTTACTCCCTTGATTATACCATGAAAAGAGCGCTAGCAAGGCAACTAAACTTTCAAAAAATCATTCTCTATTTTTTGATATATTTATTATGACAATTTTATTTTTTGTGCTATACTATAGGCATCAATACATGAGCAAAGGAGGACGCTCATATGGAAGACAAAGTTCTTTTAGCTGAAGCCTATCAACTCGTTTCAGAATTAAATCAAACTATACAAAACTGTAAACAAGGATTACCTGATGATCTACGCTTACAGCAAAATATAGATGAGATTCTCAGAGAACTTAAAAAAGCTGAGAAAGTAGACAACGCTATCTTAATTGAACTGGAAACTTTTTACCAACGGACTAGTCTTTTGATTGGACTTGGCTCACTAAAACTAAACGATCAAGCTCGCACTGCTTGGAGAAACTATGACAAGTTCCACTACGATCACGTTAAACATACATTGACACTTTACGGACCTGTTTTTGGTCTTTAATATAAAGAGGATTTTCTGGCTTAATCTTGACAAATTTTCGCAAAAAGAGTATGATGATTGTAGCAATACTCGGAGGTAAGGGAGACATGAACAACTAAGTCTATCAAATAAAGAACCTTTATTTAGTAGATCTTGTTTCTGTCTCTTTTTGTGTACTCTTTTTTGTGGTGGATTTTCAGCCTTTTTAAAAGAGGATTTTTTGACATAGACGATTGGCTCTACTAGATAAAGTAGAGCTTTTTGTTATGCAATATGGACATTCTAGAAAGTGCAATAATATGATAAACATCAATCATCTAACTATCACACAAAACAAAGATTTACGAGACCTTGTTTCCGATTTAAATATCACCATCCAAGACGGAGAAAAGGTCGCTATTATCGGCGAAGAAGGCAATGGAAAATCAACCTTACTTAAAACTTTAATGGGCGAAAGATTAGCTGATTTCTCAATCAGTGGAGAAATCCAGTCTGACTTTCAGTCCCTGGCCTGCATTCCCCAACATCTCCCTGAAGAACTGAAGAAAAAATCTCTACAGGACTACTTCTTTTTAGAGCCTACAGATTTGGACTACAGCATTCTTTATCGTTTGGCGGAGGAGTTGCACTTTGATAGCGACCGTTTTGCTAGTGACCAAGAAATTGGCAGTCTATCAGGGGGCGAAGCTTTGAAAATTCAGCTCATCCATGAATTGGCTAAACCCTTTGACATTCTATTTTTAGATGAACCTTCAAATGACCTAGATCTTGAGACGATTGATTGGCTAAAAGGTCAAATTCAGAAGATGAGGCAAACCGTTATTTTCATTTCTCATGATGAAGAATTCCTCTCTCGAACGGCAGATACCATTATCCACTTGCGACTAGTCAAGCACCGAAAGGAAGCTGAAACCCTAGTCGAACATCTAGACTATGATCGCTATAGTGAACAGAGAAAGGCTCATTTTGCCAGACAAAGCCAGCAAGCTGCCAACGACCAACGTTCCTATGAAAAAACCATGGAAAAGCATCGCAGAGTCAAGCAAAAAGTAGAAACTGCCTTGCGTAACACTAAAAATGATGTTGCGGGCCGCCTATTAGCTAAAAAGATGAAAAATGTTCTTTCTCAAGAAAAACGCTACGAAAAAGTAGCTCAGTCCATGACCCAAAAGCCGCTTGAAGAGGAACAAATCCAACTTTTCTTTTCAGATATAGAGCCATTAGCAGCTTCTAAAGTCTTA from Streptococcus sp. oral taxon 061 includes these protein-coding regions:
- a CDS encoding helicase BlpT, whose amino-acid sequence is MEDKVLLAEAYQLVSELNQTIQNCKQGLPDDLRLQQNIDEILRELKKAEKVDNAILIELETFYQRTSLLIGLGSLKLNDQARTAWRNYDKFHYDHVKHTLTLYGPVFGL
- a CDS encoding ATP-binding cassette domain-containing protein, producing the protein MQYGHSRKCNNMININHLTITQNKDLRDLVSDLNITIQDGEKVAIIGEEGNGKSTLLKTLMGERLADFSISGEIQSDFQSLACIPQHLPEELKKKSLQDYFFLEPTDLDYSILYRLAEELHFDSDRFASDQEIGSLSGGEALKIQLIHELAKPFDILFLDEPSNDLDLETIDWLKGQIQKMRQTVIFISHDEEFLSRTADTIIHLRLVKHRKEAETLVEHLDYDRYSEQRKAHFARQSQQAANDQRSYEKTMEKHRRVKQKVETALRNTKNDVAGRLLAKKMKNVLSQEKRYEKVAQSMTQKPLEEEQIQLFFSDIEPLAASKVLIRLEKKNLSIGERVLAQELQLTVRGQEKIGIIGPNGIGKSTLLAKLQQLLNNKREISLGFMPQDYQETLQLALSPVEFLSQTGHKEELQKIQSFLASLNFSYPEMHQQIHSLSGGQQGKLLLLNLVLRKPNFLLLDEPTRNFSPTSQPEIRKLFATYPGGLVTVSHDRRFLKEVCTSIYSLTEHGLEVVDLQDL